In Thermotomaculum hydrothermale, a single genomic region encodes these proteins:
- a CDS encoding IspD/TarI family cytidylyltransferase, which yields MEGNYILIVTAGGIGRRFCKPYPKQFEKIGDKRLIELTLGFFSKIKPQYCVLTYPGDFKKECEYLTNYFSFPVYLVKGGNERFHSVKNAIDFIYEKEEDKSKVVIVHDGVRPFLNLEVVKKIIEKTAETGCAVPFIPISGTVRRLNDDGFYETLIRKDLVTVTTPQGARLGILKDCFDKSNIFYTDESTMLTEFGYNPYPIKDWHFNIKITEPEDKETAEMLVKLLQTE from the coding sequence ATGGAAGGAAATTACATTTTAATTGTCACGGCTGGGGGAATAGGGAGAAGGTTTTGCAAGCCATATCCCAAGCAGTTTGAAAAAATAGGGGACAAAAGGCTTATTGAGTTAACATTAGGCTTTTTCTCTAAAATAAAACCTCAGTACTGTGTCTTAACATATCCAGGTGATTTTAAAAAAGAATGCGAATACTTAACCAATTATTTTTCTTTTCCTGTTTATCTGGTTAAAGGGGGAAATGAGAGATTCCATTCTGTTAAAAATGCCATTGACTTTATCTACGAAAAAGAAGAAGACAAATCAAAGGTTGTAATTGTTCACGACGGAGTAAGGCCTTTTTTGAATTTGGAAGTTGTAAAAAAAATAATTGAAAAAACTGCTGAAACAGGTTGTGCCGTGCCCTTTATCCCCATAAGCGGGACGGTAAGAAGGCTAAATGATGACGGATTTTATGAAACACTAATAAGAAAAGACCTTGTAACTGTAACAACCCCGCAGGGTGCAAGGCTTGGGATATTGAAAGACTGTTTTGACAAATCAAATATCTTTTACACAGATGAATCCACAATGCTAACCGAATTCGGCTATAACCCCTACCCTATAAAAGACTGGCACTTCAACATCAAAATCACCGAACCTGAAGACAAAGAAACTGCCGAAATGCTGGTAAAGTTATTACAGACTGAATAA
- a CDS encoding SDR family NAD(P)-dependent oxidoreductase, whose protein sequence is MNIAITGASSGIGYGLAKRYIKKGHTLFLFARRKEKLEELKELAPDRVNIYPVDITDFEKFQEILNDILKENFIDIAIANAGTSTGHGLEVPDFQSFKKTYHLNVLGVHAFLEPIVKKMIENKKGKAVVISSLASIIASPSSTAYSSTKRALNSYCESLRNLGHFHNVKVINIMPGFIKTPLTAKNKFKMPFLMELDYALNKIEYAIEKNKKEYAFPKFFYFVLRFLSCMPAFVRDFILKKTAKKVF, encoded by the coding sequence ATGAATATTGCAATTACAGGGGCTTCAAGTGGAATAGGCTATGGCCTTGCAAAAAGATACATAAAAAAAGGCCACACCCTTTTTCTATTTGCAAGGAGAAAGGAAAAGCTTGAAGAGTTGAAAGAATTAGCCCCTGATAGGGTGAATATTTACCCTGTTGACATTACTGATTTTGAGAAGTTTCAGGAAATTCTAAACGATATTTTGAAAGAAAATTTCATTGACATTGCAATAGCAAATGCAGGCACCTCAACAGGGCATGGCCTTGAGGTGCCTGATTTTCAATCCTTTAAAAAAACCTACCACTTAAATGTTTTAGGGGTACACGCCTTTTTAGAGCCAATTGTTAAAAAAATGATTGAAAACAAAAAGGGCAAGGCTGTTGTAATCTCTTCCCTTGCCTCAATCATTGCCTCCCCCTCTTCAACTGCATACTCATCAACGAAAAGGGCGTTAAACTCATACTGCGAATCATTGAGAAACTTAGGGCATTTTCACAATGTTAAAGTGATAAACATAATGCCCGGTTTTATAAAAACCCCGTTAACTGCAAAAAATAAATTCAAAATGCCATTTTTAATGGAGTTAGACTATGCCCTTAACAAAATTGAGTATGCAATTGAAAAAAACAAAAAAGAGTATGCTTTCCCGAAATTCTTTTATTTTGTGCTAAGGTTTTTATCCTGTATGCCTGCATTTGTCAGGGATTTTATCCTTAAAAAAACAGCGAAAAAAGTCTTTTAA